A section of the Tachysurus fulvidraco isolate hzauxx_2018 chromosome 7, HZAU_PFXX_2.0, whole genome shotgun sequence genome encodes:
- the fam114a1 gene encoding protein NOXP20 isoform X1 → MSQEDAVSSIAVPPDTLVIKTHLDKHAPVVADKTDEPSSSPSLLLDTSGHELTSEGAEECAPVGQIPEPLQEPSEEHSCDQVTECSETVSLDPEAAEGEVEPSEQPTSKSWGGWGSWGKSLLTTASSTVGHGLSSVREKAGVALRMRSTSSCEEAVEVEEHPEEDDDSVDQPVSPTNKGVLSSITSAVQNTGKSVLTGGLDALEFIGRKTMTVLAESDPGFKKTKILMQRTVSLSQMLKEAKEKARERLSNQMVCEPTAHYGILFDDYQGLSHLEALEILSNESEGRVQEALSSLDGETLELLKKELIEIKEIFEAREEEEEEEEEKMEAGSGGNGELYSQIRSFSPLSANGEEFVSVLTELLFELHVAATPDKLNKARMKAYDWIRETEKPSPVTKDESEEVKAENSDSPPAGKEDGAEKQEEVTGEQGKHMEQSKMDNVESVYQWSISSLAEVTARSIEQLHKVAELILHGQDVEKPASQQAKILSRLTCAMCKEVGCLARRFTDTLVAVGSQRKAEELNPLVNSVTLEGSNSTTYIHNAFQLLLPVLQISHLQTNRAPARTEPEPALTD, encoded by the exons ATGTCACAAGAAGATGCAGTAAGCAGCATCGCTGTACCTCCTGACACTCTGGTTATTAAAACTCATTTAGACAAACATGCTCCTGTAGTTGCTGACAAAACTGACGAGCCTTCTTCCAGTCCTTCCCTCTTGTTGGACACATCAGGGCATGAGCTGACCAGTGAGGGTGCAGAAGAATGTGCTCCGGTCGGCCAGATCCCAGAACCACTGCAGGAACCATCAGAGGAACACAGCTGCGATCAGGTGACCGAATGCAGCGAAACTGTGAGCTTGGACCCAGAAGCTGCAGAAGGGGAGGTGGAG CCTTCAGAGCAGCCCACATCTAAAAGTTGGGGTGGTTGGGGATCCTGGGGGAAGTCTTTATTGACGACAGCCAGCTCCACAGTAG GTCATGGGTTAAGCTCAGTTCGGGAGAAAGCGGGCGTGGCCTTACGGATGCGCAGCACATCATCATGCGAGGAAGCCGTGGAGGTTGAAGAACATCCCGAGGAGGATGATGACTCAGTGGATCAGCCCGTCAGCCCAACAAACAAAGGAGTGCTTTCCTCCATCACCAGTGCTGTGCAAAACACG GGGAAGTCTGTGCTGACCGGAGGACTTGATGCGCTGGAGTTTATCGGCAGGAAGACGATGACAGTGCTGGCGGAAAGCGACCCGGGCTTTAAGAAAACTAAAATCCTGATGCAGAGGACCGTCTCCCTCTCGCAG ATGCTGAAGGAAGCTAAAGAGAAGGCACGCGAGAGACTGAGCAACCAGATGGTGTGTGAACCCACAGCTCATTACGGCATCCTGTTTGATGATTATCAGGGTCTGTCTCACCTGGAAGCTCTGGAGATCCTGAGCAACGAGAGCGAGGGGAGG GTTCAGGAGGCTCTTTCCTCCCTTGACGGCGAGACGTTGGAGCTTTTGAAGAAGGAGCTGATCGAGATTAAGGAGATCTTTGAGgcaagagaggaagaggaagaggaagaagaggagaagatgGAGGCGGGTTCAGGGGGAAACGGTGAACTTTATTCCCAAATTCGCTCTTTCAGCCCGCTCT ctgcaAATGGGGAGGAGTTTGTCAGTGTTCTCACAGAGCTGCTCTTTGAACTCCATGTTGCTGCTACGCCGGACAAACTGAACAAG GCCCGAATGAAGGCTTATGACTGGATAAGAGAGACTGAGAAACCGAGCCCCGTTACCAAGGACGAATCAGAGGAAGTGAAGGCAGAGAACTCTGATTCGCCTCCCGCAGGAAAGGAGGATGGAGCCGAAAAACAAGAAGAGGTGACGGGAGAACAGGGGAAACACATGGAGCAAAGCAAGATGGACAATGTtgag AGTGTGTATCAGTGGTCTATAAGCAGTCTTGCGGAGGTAACAGCTCGGAGTATAGAGCAGCTCCATAAAGTGGCTGAACTCATCCTGCACGGACAAGACGTGGAGAAACCAGCCAGCCAGCAGGCTAAGATActttccag GCTGACCTGTGCTATGTGTAAGGAGGTCGGCTGTCTGGCTCGCAGATTTACAGATACACTTGTGGCTGTAGGG AGTCAGAGGAAAGCAGAAGAACTGAATCCTCTGGTGAACAGCGTGACGCTTGAG ggctCGAATAGCACCACCTACATCCACAACGCATTCCAGCTTCTGCTGCCAGTTCTGCAGATCTCCCACCTCCAGACCAACAGAGCCCCAGCTAGAACCGAACCAGAACCAGCTCTGACAGACTGA
- the fam114a1 gene encoding protein NOXP20 isoform X3, with the protein MCSGRPDPRTTAGTIRGTQLRSGDRMQRNCELGPRSCRRGGGGHGLSSVREKAGVALRMRSTSSCEEAVEVEEHPEEDDDSVDQPVSPTNKGVLSSITSAVQNTGKSVLTGGLDALEFIGRKTMTVLAESDPGFKKTKILMQRTVSLSQMLKEAKEKARERLSNQMVCEPTAHYGILFDDYQGLSHLEALEILSNESEGRVQEALSSLDGETLELLKKELIEIKEIFEAREEEEEEEEEKMEAGSGGNGELYSQIRSFSPLSANGEEFVSVLTELLFELHVAATPDKLNKARMKAYDWIRETEKPSPVTKDESEEVKAENSDSPPAGKEDGAEKQEEVTGEQGKHMEQSKMDNVESVYQWSISSLAEVTARSIEQLHKVAELILHGQDVEKPASQQAKILSRLTCAMCKEVGCLARRFTDTLVAVGSQRKAEELNPLVNSVTLEGSNSTTYIHNAFQLLLPVLQISHLQTNRAPARTEPEPALTD; encoded by the exons ATGTGCTCCGGTCGGCCAGATCCCAGAACCACTGCAGGAACCATCAGAGGAACACAGCTGCGATCAGGTGACCGAATGCAGCGAAACTGTGAGCTTGGACCCAGAAGCTGCAGAAGGGGAGGTGGAG GTCATGGGTTAAGCTCAGTTCGGGAGAAAGCGGGCGTGGCCTTACGGATGCGCAGCACATCATCATGCGAGGAAGCCGTGGAGGTTGAAGAACATCCCGAGGAGGATGATGACTCAGTGGATCAGCCCGTCAGCCCAACAAACAAAGGAGTGCTTTCCTCCATCACCAGTGCTGTGCAAAACACG GGGAAGTCTGTGCTGACCGGAGGACTTGATGCGCTGGAGTTTATCGGCAGGAAGACGATGACAGTGCTGGCGGAAAGCGACCCGGGCTTTAAGAAAACTAAAATCCTGATGCAGAGGACCGTCTCCCTCTCGCAG ATGCTGAAGGAAGCTAAAGAGAAGGCACGCGAGAGACTGAGCAACCAGATGGTGTGTGAACCCACAGCTCATTACGGCATCCTGTTTGATGATTATCAGGGTCTGTCTCACCTGGAAGCTCTGGAGATCCTGAGCAACGAGAGCGAGGGGAGG GTTCAGGAGGCTCTTTCCTCCCTTGACGGCGAGACGTTGGAGCTTTTGAAGAAGGAGCTGATCGAGATTAAGGAGATCTTTGAGgcaagagaggaagaggaagaggaagaagaggagaagatgGAGGCGGGTTCAGGGGGAAACGGTGAACTTTATTCCCAAATTCGCTCTTTCAGCCCGCTCT ctgcaAATGGGGAGGAGTTTGTCAGTGTTCTCACAGAGCTGCTCTTTGAACTCCATGTTGCTGCTACGCCGGACAAACTGAACAAG GCCCGAATGAAGGCTTATGACTGGATAAGAGAGACTGAGAAACCGAGCCCCGTTACCAAGGACGAATCAGAGGAAGTGAAGGCAGAGAACTCTGATTCGCCTCCCGCAGGAAAGGAGGATGGAGCCGAAAAACAAGAAGAGGTGACGGGAGAACAGGGGAAACACATGGAGCAAAGCAAGATGGACAATGTtgag AGTGTGTATCAGTGGTCTATAAGCAGTCTTGCGGAGGTAACAGCTCGGAGTATAGAGCAGCTCCATAAAGTGGCTGAACTCATCCTGCACGGACAAGACGTGGAGAAACCAGCCAGCCAGCAGGCTAAGATActttccag GCTGACCTGTGCTATGTGTAAGGAGGTCGGCTGTCTGGCTCGCAGATTTACAGATACACTTGTGGCTGTAGGG AGTCAGAGGAAAGCAGAAGAACTGAATCCTCTGGTGAACAGCGTGACGCTTGAG ggctCGAATAGCACCACCTACATCCACAACGCATTCCAGCTTCTGCTGCCAGTTCTGCAGATCTCCCACCTCCAGACCAACAGAGCCCCAGCTAGAACCGAACCAGAACCAGCTCTGACAGACTGA
- the si:dkey-192k22.2 gene encoding uncharacterized protein si:dkey-192k22.2 has product MSNATIAKLTVLVFLAFIVCLPEFLPSEVLQIQFLCAPFDPCDHNSGRDQYDGQTYEIYDNAGITRPQCEAQNATNQDEEVKQWFVCETRADLQSLHDNTSVSEKSMEVIVTLQITAPPLLQNVTVNGHFNLSGLYVETQHNTVLFGCCVRNKSRRQNREETPQSSSSAPGIFSAGPYDEKNETHTHPPNKTHCIAHFKDIQRMFSTTVKHWSVSTIVWFSLMLMVVVLILLGVRDHFFKHRYCFKKKDKPVRPPAKQQKTFSKRRVKSLGDLPDDVSVLSVEDIELFLEKTPSDYSRGHVTHQTRSSLASTKGFLYISRELYKRGLSPIPELSMTDVSLGENEDGHEEESRSSGVRTEEESTVCLDVPLTPENTHSENFTFLHHRSHPSLESCH; this is encoded by the exons ATGTCGAACGCTACTATCGCCAAACTCACCGTACTCGTCTTCCTCGCTTTCATTGTGTGCCTACCAGAGTTCCTACCATCAGAAG tgTTACAGATCCAGTTTCTTTGTGCACCTTTTGACCCTTGTGACCATAACAGTGGGCGTGACCAATATGATGGACAAACTTATGAGATATATGACAATGCAGGCATCACTCGGCCCCAATGTGAGGCACAAAACGCAACCAATCAGGACGAAGAAGTAAAGcagtggtttgtgtgtgagactcgTGCTGACCTGCAGAGTCTCCATGACAACACCTCAGTCTCAG AAAAGTCTATGGAGGTGATTGTTACACTACAGATCACAGCTCCTCCTCTTCTGCAGAACGTGACTGTAAACGGACATTTTAACCTCAGCGGACTTTACGttgaaacacaacacaacactgttctATTTGGCTGTTGCGTCCGGAACAAGAGCAGACGGCAAAACCGAGAGGAGACGCCACAATCCAGCTCATCAGCACCAGGCATCTTCTCAGCTGGACCTtatgatgaaaaaaatgaaacacacacgcatccaCCAAACAAAACCCATTGCATTGCTCACTTCAAGGACATCCAGAGGATGTTTTCCACAACAG TGAAGCATTGGAGTGTCAGTACCATTGTATGGTTTTCTCTGATGCTGATGGTGGTCGTATTGATCCTCCTGGGAGTCAGGGATCATTTCTTTAAGCACCGATACTGCTTCAAAA AAAAAGATAAACCTGTTCGACCTCCTGCCAAACAGCAGAAGACCTTTTCCAAACGCAGGGTTAAAT CTTTGGGTGATTTGCCTGATGATGTATCAGTGTTGAGCGTAGAAG ATATAGAACTATTCCTGGAGAAGACACCATCAGATTACTCAAGAG GTCATGTAACTCATCAGACAAGATCGTCTTTGGCCTCCACAAAAGGGTTTCTTTACATCTCTCGAGAATTGTACAAGAGAG GCCTGTCTCCAATTCCTGAGCTATCTATGACAG ATGTTTCACTGGGAGAAAATGAGGATGGACATGAGGAAGAATCAAGGTCCAGTGGCGTAAGAACAGAAGAAG AGAGTACGGTGTGTCTGGATGTCCCCCTTAcaccagaaaacacacactcgGAGAACTTCA CTTTCCTACATCATCGTAGCCATCCTTCCTTGGAAAGCTGCCATTAG
- the fam114a1 gene encoding protein NOXP20 isoform X2: protein MSQEDAVSSIAVPPDTLVIKTHLDKHAPVVADKTDEPSSSPSLLLDTSGHELTSEGAEECAPVGQIPEPLQEPSEEHSCDQVTECSETVSLDPEAAEGEVEPSEQPTSKSWGGWGSWGKSLLTTASSTVGHGLSSVREKAGVALRMRSTSSCEEAVEVEEHPEEDDDSVDQPVSPTNKGVLSSITSAVQNTGKSVLTGGLDALEFIGRKTMTVLAESDPGFKKTKILMQRTVSLSQMLKEAKEKARERLSNQMVCEPTAHYGILFDDYQGLSHLEALEILSNESEGRVQEALSSLDGETLELLKKELIEIKEIFEAREEEEEEEEEKMEAGSGGNAANGEEFVSVLTELLFELHVAATPDKLNKARMKAYDWIRETEKPSPVTKDESEEVKAENSDSPPAGKEDGAEKQEEVTGEQGKHMEQSKMDNVESVYQWSISSLAEVTARSIEQLHKVAELILHGQDVEKPASQQAKILSRLTCAMCKEVGCLARRFTDTLVAVGSQRKAEELNPLVNSVTLEGSNSTTYIHNAFQLLLPVLQISHLQTNRAPARTEPEPALTD from the exons ATGTCACAAGAAGATGCAGTAAGCAGCATCGCTGTACCTCCTGACACTCTGGTTATTAAAACTCATTTAGACAAACATGCTCCTGTAGTTGCTGACAAAACTGACGAGCCTTCTTCCAGTCCTTCCCTCTTGTTGGACACATCAGGGCATGAGCTGACCAGTGAGGGTGCAGAAGAATGTGCTCCGGTCGGCCAGATCCCAGAACCACTGCAGGAACCATCAGAGGAACACAGCTGCGATCAGGTGACCGAATGCAGCGAAACTGTGAGCTTGGACCCAGAAGCTGCAGAAGGGGAGGTGGAG CCTTCAGAGCAGCCCACATCTAAAAGTTGGGGTGGTTGGGGATCCTGGGGGAAGTCTTTATTGACGACAGCCAGCTCCACAGTAG GTCATGGGTTAAGCTCAGTTCGGGAGAAAGCGGGCGTGGCCTTACGGATGCGCAGCACATCATCATGCGAGGAAGCCGTGGAGGTTGAAGAACATCCCGAGGAGGATGATGACTCAGTGGATCAGCCCGTCAGCCCAACAAACAAAGGAGTGCTTTCCTCCATCACCAGTGCTGTGCAAAACACG GGGAAGTCTGTGCTGACCGGAGGACTTGATGCGCTGGAGTTTATCGGCAGGAAGACGATGACAGTGCTGGCGGAAAGCGACCCGGGCTTTAAGAAAACTAAAATCCTGATGCAGAGGACCGTCTCCCTCTCGCAG ATGCTGAAGGAAGCTAAAGAGAAGGCACGCGAGAGACTGAGCAACCAGATGGTGTGTGAACCCACAGCTCATTACGGCATCCTGTTTGATGATTATCAGGGTCTGTCTCACCTGGAAGCTCTGGAGATCCTGAGCAACGAGAGCGAGGGGAGG GTTCAGGAGGCTCTTTCCTCCCTTGACGGCGAGACGTTGGAGCTTTTGAAGAAGGAGCTGATCGAGATTAAGGAGATCTTTGAGgcaagagaggaagaggaagaggaagaagaggagaagatgGAGGCGGGTTCAGGGGGAAACG ctgcaAATGGGGAGGAGTTTGTCAGTGTTCTCACAGAGCTGCTCTTTGAACTCCATGTTGCTGCTACGCCGGACAAACTGAACAAG GCCCGAATGAAGGCTTATGACTGGATAAGAGAGACTGAGAAACCGAGCCCCGTTACCAAGGACGAATCAGAGGAAGTGAAGGCAGAGAACTCTGATTCGCCTCCCGCAGGAAAGGAGGATGGAGCCGAAAAACAAGAAGAGGTGACGGGAGAACAGGGGAAACACATGGAGCAAAGCAAGATGGACAATGTtgag AGTGTGTATCAGTGGTCTATAAGCAGTCTTGCGGAGGTAACAGCTCGGAGTATAGAGCAGCTCCATAAAGTGGCTGAACTCATCCTGCACGGACAAGACGTGGAGAAACCAGCCAGCCAGCAGGCTAAGATActttccag GCTGACCTGTGCTATGTGTAAGGAGGTCGGCTGTCTGGCTCGCAGATTTACAGATACACTTGTGGCTGTAGGG AGTCAGAGGAAAGCAGAAGAACTGAATCCTCTGGTGAACAGCGTGACGCTTGAG ggctCGAATAGCACCACCTACATCCACAACGCATTCCAGCTTCTGCTGCCAGTTCTGCAGATCTCCCACCTCCAGACCAACAGAGCCCCAGCTAGAACCGAACCAGAACCAGCTCTGACAGACTGA